From Petrotoga mexicana DSM 14811:
CCATAAAACAATCTCTTGATGAAACCAAGCAAGTTTTAAGCGAATACCAGGAATTTATAGAAAAAGGCAAGTTAAACCCTGCAACTCTATTAAAAAAAGAAAAATTAACTAAAACTATTCAATTATATTGGGGCTTATTAAAAGCAAAAATTTTTTCACATTTTAACAGTAAAAAGAATTCTTCCCATTTTTTATTACACCATTAATGCTAATCCTTCAGGTAAATTAACCTAGTCCACGAAGTAAACAAACTCACCAAAAGTTTCTACACTGATTTTGAAGACATCTTTTGAAGAAGGTCTCTTAATTAATTCCTTTAAAGATAAATTAACGAAGCACATAAAAAAGTTGTACAAAACAAAGATAAAAGAACAAGATGGCTACATATACATTCTGATGGAACACAAAAGCTACATTGAAGGGAAAGTATGGAAGGGGTGAAATAGTGATGACAATAGCTGAAAAGTTGAGAAACGAAGGTAAATTAGAAGGAGAAAGAGAGGGGAAACTTGAAGAAAGAAAAAGATTTATAGAATTTATTATAAAAAACTTAAGCAAGAGATTCGGCAACCAACTAACTGAAGAAATAAAAGATAAGATAAGAAAAGCAGATGAAAAGACGATAGATTACATAGGAGACAACTTGTTAGAAATAACTATAGAGGACCTAAAAGAGTTATTGAAATAATGGTAGTAAGCAAAACACTAGCTGATATTTTTAGATAGGTAACAGGGCAAAACCCTTTCCCATTTTCCTCATGGATGAGTTGGGGAGTAAAGTGGGAAAAGGCTTTTTTCTCATGGGTGGGCGGACACACTTTGTATAATCGGGTACACTTTTCGTTTGGTAAATGCAACTGCCTTAACTATTAATCAGATTTTATTATGTGTGGCTCATAGTAGTTCTCATTATATAAAAATATTTTATCGAAATTATTTTCTCCTTTAGTATATGAATTAAGTATTTCCCTTACATTTTCGATGTCGCCAGCTAGAAAATTCAGATCTTTAGATGGCTCACATGATGTGATTATTAATAAATATATTTTATCAACTTTCTCTCTGTAAAGGGGGATTTTTTCAATCTTTTTATTTATTATTTCGGGTAATTTCTTTTTATAATAATTAATCGAGACATAATCCCCTCCTCCTTCACGTATTTTAAGTTTCTCACTATAAAGTTTTTCTATTGGTTCACCTACTAAATATTTACATATTAAAGAATTTTTATTTGATTCACAGAATTCTTCAAACGAAGAATATTCCTTATTTCTTCTTGCTATTATATATTTTATGTATTCTTCAGTAAAGTCTTTAATAAATTGGCTATCTTTTATTTCGTTTCTTTTGGTTTTTTGGTTTCTTTTGCTTATATCAGAAGCTAAGCTATCAGAGAAAAAAAACCAAATATCTATTTTAATATCTTCTTCCTCTAAGTATTTTTTTATGTTTTTACAAATCATATCTTCTAATTTTTCGCTTGCCTTCCTACTTTCATGAATAGTTTCTGTGATCTCTATCCCGATTTTTTCATTATCAAACTTAATTATAAAATCAGGAGATTCACTACATTCTAAATGAGAATTTACAGGAAAAAGATCCTTATCAAAAATTTTATAATAATCGCTGAAAAAATCTTCTAATAGCTCAAATTCATCCTTTTTTTATCGCTTATTTTTTTCACCCCCGCTTTTTGCACCGCTTTCGATACTTTTAAGTGTTTTAGAAAGTATTCCGACAATTGGTCCAACAGATGATATTCCTGTGTTTGACAGTTACAAAAACGTTGGAAACTTGGTTAAAATTGTTTGCACCTCAGTTATTCTAATTTCGTATATTTTGCTTCTATTTCCTTCATTATTTCTTCCATTACCGTAGGAGATAGAACAGGCTCATAGGGGGGAGGAGATTGTAGTTCTACTTCAATACCTTTTATCTGAATGCGTTTTATGTTTGGTAAAAAAAGGATAATTATTAAAAGTACAATAAGAAATACATAAAGAGACCAGTTTATTTGAAGAGAAGGAAACCACCCAGGAATAAATGGGTGAAGCAGCAACAATGCAAAAATAAGCAGTAAAAGAATGGAAAATCCGAACCTCTTAGGCCAGCGATATAAAGGGGAATTTAACCACCAGCGCCACCAGGGTGGCTTAATCCGATAGTTCCAAATATTGCCGAGCAATTCACGAGCGGGTGCCTTTATTGAGGATTTTGATTTTAATTTGATACATTCTTGAAGTTTTTCTTTTGCTGTTAAGATATCATTACTTTTAAGGTAGAAGTGCCCTAAAAAATACAGGACATACGCCCTCATCTCTTTTTCCTGTTTTTGGTTTTTCGACAACGTTTCATTCATCTTTTCCAGGTTTCTTATGATTGTGGCGACTTCTTCTTGATACTTTTTATATTCTGAATCCAAATTGAATCCTATCTTAAGATAGTTGGTATAAGTATCCCAGAGGAAATGTACTGGATTAGCTCCATCCAAAGACATTGCCAGTTTAAAGGATTCACTTGCAGCATCATAGTCTTTTTCTTCAATTTTGATTCTGCCTTGTAAATTCAATGCAGGTACAAGATCGCTCTCTATCTTGAGTGCCTTTTCAACATTTTCAGAAGCTTTTTTAAGATTCCCAAGTTTAAAAAATAGTTCTCCTAAGTTGGTGTATGCCAAGGCAAACTGTGGATTTATCTCTATGGCTTTTTTGTGGGCCTTTAGTGCATCTTTGTGTCTCCCGAGTTCGCTAAGTGCAACACCTTTGTTGGACCAGGCTTCGGCATACTGTGGATATATCTCGATTGCTTTCTCGTAAGCCTTTAGCGCTTTTTTGTGTCTCCCAAGCTTGCTAAGTTCAAAACCTTTGTAGAACCAGGCTACGTCAAGCTGGGGAAATAACTTGATGATTTTTTTGTAAGTCTTTAGTGCTTTTTTATGTCTCCCAAGCTCGCTAAGTTCAAAACCTTTAATAAACAAGGTTACGGCATACTTTGAAATTACCTCGATAGCTTTCTCGTAAGTCTTTAGTAGCTTTTCACGTTTCTCAACTTTGCCAGCTTTAGCACCTTTGTTGAACCATTTCTTATCACTCATTTTGTTTTTCCCGCCCTCTTTCACTTTCCCTTCAGCCATTGCTATTGCTAACGATAACTGCACATATCTTAGTTCATCAATATCGCTATACTTATGTATTTAGCTTTGCTTCCTTTATCTTCCTTTTTGATTGATACCAAGTTTCTCTTCTATCTTCCTTACTTGATAGCTCTTTTAACTGTTGCTCTGTGTACCCCATTTCTTTTGCTATCTCTCTTTGACTTTTGTATTTGTTAAAATACAAAGATCGTAAAATTCTTTATTCAAATCGTCTGCTTTTTAATTTTCAGTCATTACTTTTATCTTTATTTCTTATTCTTTCTAATTCTTTATCATGCTCGTCTCTTAGAAAATATCTTCTTCCCCTATCATTGCTAATCTATTATATAGCACTTCAAGAGGTGAAAAAATATGACCCTAATTATCATTACAGATTACAAAATCAAGAACTGAGAGTTCACAGCAATTATACAGCAAAAAATATTAAAAAGAAAAAGAACGCATTAGATAATATTAGATGTCAATAAAAAAATTGGTTAGATCATAATTCAATGTCTTTAAAATGACACCTTTTTTTTTATGGGCGGGCAGCGGGGGAAGGGCGCTATAAAACTTATTATACAGAAGTTATATGATGAGATAACACACCTTCAAAAAGATATGGTATAATTAAGTTGACAAAGAAAACACTTCACTAATTTTATGGGGTGGGCAGCGGGGCGAAGGGGCGCTAAACACAACAAAAAATAAACCAAAAAGGAGAAGCTTATGTCTAATCCAATAAAAGATTCCATATTCAAAGAATTATTTGAAGACAGAACCGTATTCTATGACTTCCTAAAAGCCTTTCTACCAAGAGAGATAACAAAACAAATAAAAGAAACAGATTTAAAACGTGAACAAACTGAACTAATAGGCAAAGACTTCTCCGTAAAAAGATCGGACATACTATACAAGATAGAAAAAGGAAACGCCCCGAAGGGGGTTCAAGGAAACGGTCAAGATATATACATATACTTATTGTTAGAGCATCAAAGTAAAGTTGACCAATTGATGGCATTCAGGATGTTGGCATACAAGTTAAGAATATGGGAACGATATGTGAATAGTCACAAAAAAGAATCAGAGCAAAAAGGATTCAAACTACCAGTCATAATAGGGATGGTCTTTTACGATGGAAAAGCGAAATGGACATCACCAATGGACGTAAAAGACAAGATAACAGAGATAAAAAACATGGAAGAATACTTAATAAAAGCAAATTATGAACTAATAAATTTAAGTAATATAAAAGAAGAAACGATAATAAACATGAAGAAGGCACTAGGGGTAATCTTATTAACGGACAAACCAAACGTAAGGGTAAAAAATGCGGAAGAGTTGCTAAAGATTATAAATGAAGAGATAATATCAAAGTTGCCGGAAGAAGAAAAAGAGAAATTTAATAAACACAGAAACGCATTCATAGAACTGTTCGGAAAGAGGACAGATTACAAAGAGATAGAAGAAAGGTTCGAAGAGCTAAAAGAAATGGAGGTGCCAAAAATGTTTAACACATTAGAAGAGATAGCAAAAAGAGACAGAGAAAAGGCTAAATTGGAAGGTGTAAAAGAAGGAGAAAGAAAAGGAAAAATTGAAGGTGAAAAAGAGTTTGCAATTAGAATATTAAGCAAAAGGTTCGGTAACCAACTAACTGAAGAAATAAAAGATAAGATAAGAAAAGCAGACGAAAAAACGATAGATTACATAGGAGACAACTTGTTAGAAATAACCATAGAAGAACTAAAAGAAATATTGAAATAATTTTTGAAAAGGCGCCCTCCATGGGCGTTTTTTCAATTAAAAACTGTCGCTAATTTTTTGAATGAACATTTGCTATTGCTACCTACTTTTCGTTTAGTAGACACTTATTTTTGGTACACATTTCGTTTAGTAAGTGCAGTTGCCTTCTTGATTTTGCAAATAGGATTTTTCCTAATTTACATTTCTCTGTTTAGAATACGGCGATAGAATTGAACTATTTGTAAAAACTATCAATTTGTGAGAAGCTCTTGTTAAAGCAACATATAAATTTTTAGGATCTTCGAATTTATGTGCATTTAAGACCGCAACAGTGTCAAATTCTAATCCTTTAACTAATAAGGTAGTTCCTATGCATTTTCCTTCAATTTTTCTTCCTATTTTTCGCTTTCTGTTCTTTATTTTTTTCATAGATTCATATACAGATGTGTTATTATATTCCGCTTCTTCTAATGCTTTACATAAATCGTTAAATAATTCTTTTCTATAACACAATACCCCTGGAAGATTTTTAATTTGCTTTAAAGTTTGAGCAATAAGTAAAAAAGAGATTTTATTTTGTAATTTTTCTAAATTCTTTCTTATTGGTTCTATTTTCTCTCTATCTTTCTCATTCTTTTTCTGTTTCAATGATTTTTTATTAAACCAATTCTCAATTCCTGTTTTTTTAAATATTGCCTTCGTAGAAATAAAATCATAAATTATTTTATAAATATTATCAGGAGTGCTTTTATCAAAATTCTTTGAAAATTTATAGAAGTCTTTATCATCAATCGCTTCAACTAAATAAATCCGATTTTCAAAATTCTTTATTATTTTTATTCTTGTATTTATACTTCTACTTTCTGGGTGAATTATCAAGAGGTTGCTTTCATTAAGCAAATCCCAGATTTTTTTATTATAATTAGTATGTGGTTTAGAAATATCTTCTTCATTAATATGTACAACTTCAATAGCATCTTTAAATGTATTCAAATCTATATCTTCTTTGTTCTCTAATTTCTTTCTTATTTTCATTAAACATATTCCCAATTCAGGATTTGTATTTTTCCATCTCCAAGGTTCCTTCAAATCAAATTTTTCAAAACCCTTTAAATCCTCATCAAAATCTACCAATTTCTGTTCTCGAAAACTAAATATTCCTTGTAAAGGGTCACCTAATACATGAGTTGGTAAAATTTCTGATAATGCCATTATAAATTTGTGTTGATTTTTTGCACAATCCTGATATTCATCAACAAATAAACCTGCATATGTTAATTTAATAACATCACTTATTGGCTTTATTTTCACTAACTCAAATGCTTTTTCAATAATGAAAGGGAAATAATCTTTACTGTCTTGTTCAGGAACATCGTTTCGACAGTAAAAAGCATTAACGTATTTTTGAGCATAACTATCAATAGTTTCAACTCTGTATTTATTAGTTTTAATACCTTTCTCTTTAATTTTTTCTTTAAGTGAAGCAACTCCTGCATGAGTGTGAGTTAGTATTAAATGCACTCCTTCCGTATATTTTAAACATTCTGCGATAGTATAAGTTTTGCCACAACCAGCTGGAGCAATTAACAGACTTTTCCTTTTAGAAATAAAATTTTTCAAATCTATATAGTCACTCATTATCTATCCAACCCGATAGTTCTTGTAGTCTTTTCCCTAACGTTTTGTCTTTAATCTTATCAAAGTATTTAAAAATAACCGATCCAAGAAATTCACCATGGTCAATTCGTTTAAACCAAGCTTTATCTCGTGCAACTTCCCCAAGTACTTTTCTAATTTCCAGATCATCATTTTCTTTCCAATCCTTGCCTAATTTTCTTTTAATTTTATCTTCAATACAATTTTTTACCGATTCTTCAGACGTTTTAGATTCTTGATACGCTATCAACTCTTTTACTGCATCCCAAGGTAAATCATTAAAGACCTGCTGTTCAATTGAATTGTTCTCATTCCAGTCAAATATCTTAATTCCTTTATCCTTCATTTTCTTTTTTTCATTATTTAAATTTTTTTCATCTGAATCGCAAAGCACACAAATATCTAATTCAAGTCTCTTTAATTCACGTGCTCTTTCAGAAAGATTATTGCCTCCTCCTCCGGTATATACTACATCTAATGCTGTTAGGTTTGTTTTCCCTTTTGTTATTCTAAAATCATCTAATGCCCGGCAAATTCCAATTTCTGTTTTACCCTCACAAACAATAACCTTTTTTGCATAAACAGCTTCAGGACAAGCTCTAATTACACCTTGAAATTTTTTATCACTTTTTTTACATTGCACCATACCATTATCATTATTGAGTATTAAAATATTTTCCACTTCAAGCTCTTCGATTATTCCCTGAGAGTGGGTAGTTATAAACATTTGTCCCTTATTGTTTTTATATAAAGTTCTCGCTAAATGTTTTACTCTGTCTGGTTCCAATCCTTGTTCTATTTCATCAATTAATATTATACCTCCACTTTCAGCCAATGCCATTTGCGATGCGATTGATACTAATCTTTTACTCCCTTTACCTTTTAAACGGAGTGGAATTTTTCCATCGTGAAGGCTAATTTTCCCATCTTTTATGAAAATATCTTTGAAGTCTATAGAATTAGACACGTCAGGAAGTTTTATCCCTAATTCTTCTGCTTTTGACTTTAGAATATCAATTACTTTTTGAAATTGTTCAAATGGATAACTATCGAGCTTATTTTTAGCATGCCTAATTGTATCTATTAAAATAGTATCCTTTTCGGAGGTAGCAACATTTTCCCCTTGTTTTAGTAAAGAATATAATGGACTTCCTTTATTCCAATGGAAATGAACATCTAAATAGTCAGAAACCATAAATGCGTTTAATTTTGCCCTATCATAAGCTGATATTTCAGTTAAAGAATCTTGTCTGCTATTTATTATATGCCATTTCGGTTCTAAATCTTTTTCTACCTTTAATCT
This genomic window contains:
- a CDS encoding ATP-dependent nuclease; the protein is MARIYKLDIKNFRGIKEFSYTFGDLNLICLVGRGDSGKSSVLSAILYVLYPNWNLSFYDTDFYNCDIEHPIEIEATLVGVPDELLREDKYGLYIRGIDKKTNAIKDELEDGYEKALTVRLKVEKDLEPKWHIINSRQDSLTEISAYDRAKLNAFMVSDYLDVHFHWNKGSPLYSLLKQGENVATSEKDTILIDTIRHAKNKLDSYPFEQFQKVIDILKSKAEELGIKLPDVSNSIDFKDIFIKDGKISLHDGKIPLRLKGKGSKRLVSIASQMALAESGGIILIDEIEQGLEPDRVKHLARTLYKNNKGQMFITTHSQGIIEELEVENILILNNDNGMVQCKKSDKKFQGVIRACPEAVYAKKVIVCEGKTEIGICRALDDFRITKGKTNLTALDVVYTGGGGNNLSERARELKRLELDICVLCDSDEKNLNNEKKKMKDKGIKIFDWNENNSIEQQVFNDLPWDAVKELIAYQESKTSEESVKNCIEDKIKRKLGKDWKENDDLEIRKVLGEVARDKAWFKRIDHGEFLGSVIFKYFDKIKDKTLGKRLQELSGWIDNE
- a CDS encoding UvrD-helicase domain-containing protein, which translates into the protein MSDYIDLKNFISKRKSLLIAPAGCGKTYTIAECLKYTEGVHLILTHTHAGVASLKEKIKEKGIKTNKYRVETIDSYAQKYVNAFYCRNDVPEQDSKDYFPFIIEKAFELVKIKPISDVIKLTYAGLFVDEYQDCAKNQHKFIMALSEILPTHVLGDPLQGIFSFREQKLVDFDEDLKGFEKFDLKEPWRWKNTNPELGICLMKIRKKLENKEDIDLNTFKDAIEVVHINEEDISKPHTNYNKKIWDLLNESNLLIIHPESRSINTRIKIIKNFENRIYLVEAIDDKDFYKFSKNFDKSTPDNIYKIIYDFISTKAIFKKTGIENWFNKKSLKQKKNEKDREKIEPIRKNLEKLQNKISFLLIAQTLKQIKNLPGVLCYRKELFNDLCKALEEAEYNNTSVYESMKKIKNRKRKIGRKIEGKCIGTTLLVKGLEFDTVAVLNAHKFEDPKNLYVALTRASHKLIVFTNSSILSPYSKQRNVN
- a CDS encoding tetratricopeptide repeat protein; translation: MSDKKWFNKGAKAGKVEKREKLLKTYEKAIEVISKYAVTLFIKGFELSELGRHKKALKTYKKIIKLFPQLDVAWFYKGFELSKLGRHKKALKAYEKAIEIYPQYAEAWSNKGVALSELGRHKDALKAHKKAIEINPQFALAYTNLGELFFKLGNLKKASENVEKALKIESDLVPALNLQGRIKIEEKDYDAASESFKLAMSLDGANPVHFLWDTYTNYLKIGFNLDSEYKKYQEEVATIIRNLEKMNETLSKNQKQEKEMRAYVLYFLGHFYLKSNDILTAKEKLQECIKLKSKSSIKAPARELLGNIWNYRIKPPWWRWWLNSPLYRWPKRFGFSILLLLIFALLLLHPFIPGWFPSLQINWSLYVFLIVLLIIILFLPNIKRIQIKGIEVELQSPPPYEPVLSPTVMEEIMKEIEAKYTKLE
- a CDS encoding Rpn family recombination-promoting nuclease/putative transposase; the encoded protein is MSNPIKDSIFKELFEDRTVFYDFLKAFLPREITKQIKETDLKREQTELIGKDFSVKRSDILYKIEKGNAPKGVQGNGQDIYIYLLLEHQSKVDQLMAFRMLAYKLRIWERYVNSHKKESEQKGFKLPVIIGMVFYDGKAKWTSPMDVKDKITEIKNMEEYLIKANYELINLSNIKEETIINMKKALGVILLTDKPNVRVKNAEELLKIINEEIISKLPEEEKEKFNKHRNAFIELFGKRTDYKEIEERFEELKEMEVPKMFNTLEEIAKRDREKAKLEGVKEGERKGKIEGEKEFAIRILSKRFGNQLTEEIKDKIRKADEKTIDYIGDNLLEITIEELKEILK
- a CDS encoding Rpn family recombination-promoting nuclease/putative transposase; this encodes MYKTKIKEQDGYIYILMEHKSYIEGKVWKG